One region of Mycobacterium riyadhense genomic DNA includes:
- a CDS encoding DEAD/DEAH box helicase, which produces MDLSENSPSTTFADLQIHPRVLRAIGEVGYESPTAIQAATIPALMAGSDVVGLAQTGTGKTAAFAIPILSRIDTTSKATQALVLAPTRELALQVAEAFSRYGAHLPQLNVLPIYGGSSYGVQLAGLRRGAQVVVGTPGRVIDHLERGTLDLSHVDYLVLDEADEMLAMGFAEEVDRILSDTPEYKQVALFSATMPPTIRKITTKYLHDPLEVTSKAKTATAENISQRYMQVAGPRKMDALTRVLEVEPFEAMIVFVRTKQATEAVAEKLRARGFSAAAINGDIPQAQRERTITALRDGGIDILVATDVAARGLDVERISHVLNYDIPHDTESYVHRIGRTGRAGRSGSALLFVSPRERHLLKAIEKATRQTLTEEQLPTVEDVNAQRVAKFADSITDALGAPGIELFRRLVEDYERENNVPLADIAAALALQSRNGEEFLLVPDASPQRPEKRSREDRPEKPRRKPAFTTYRVSVGKRHKIGPGAIVGAIANEGGLHRSDFGHISIGPDSSLVELPARLPKATLKKLEKTRISGVLIHLRPDRAAKPRRKRAG; this is translated from the coding sequence ATGGACCTCTCGGAGAATTCTCCCTCCACCACGTTCGCCGACCTGCAAATTCATCCACGCGTCTTGCGGGCGATCGGTGAAGTCGGTTACGAATCGCCAACGGCGATCCAGGCCGCCACCATCCCGGCGCTCATGGCGGGCTCGGATGTGGTGGGGCTGGCGCAGACCGGCACCGGCAAGACGGCGGCGTTTGCGATCCCGATCCTGTCCAGAATTGACACCACCAGCAAGGCCACCCAAGCACTGGTGCTGGCGCCCACCCGCGAGTTGGCGTTGCAGGTCGCCGAGGCGTTCAGCCGCTACGGGGCTCATCTGCCGCAGCTCAACGTGCTGCCGATCTATGGCGGGTCGTCCTACGGCGTGCAACTGGCCGGGCTGAGACGCGGTGCGCAGGTGGTTGTCGGGACCCCCGGCCGAGTCATCGACCACCTCGAGCGCGGCACGTTGGATCTGTCACACGTGGACTATCTGGTGCTCGACGAGGCGGACGAAATGCTAGCGATGGGTTTCGCCGAAGAGGTCGACCGCATCCTGTCCGACACCCCGGAATACAAGCAGGTGGCGCTGTTCTCGGCGACGATGCCGCCGACGATTCGCAAGATCACCACCAAGTATCTGCACGATCCGCTGGAAGTCACCTCCAAGGCGAAAACCGCTACCGCCGAGAACATTTCGCAGCGCTATATGCAAGTAGCAGGTCCACGAAAGATGGACGCGCTCACCCGAGTCCTGGAGGTCGAGCCGTTCGAGGCAATGATCGTCTTCGTCCGAACCAAGCAGGCGACCGAGGCGGTCGCCGAAAAGCTCAGGGCCCGAGGCTTTTCCGCGGCAGCCATCAACGGCGACATTCCGCAGGCGCAGCGCGAACGCACCATTACAGCACTGCGTGACGGCGGCATCGACATCCTGGTCGCTACCGATGTGGCGGCCCGCGGGCTGGACGTGGAGCGCATCTCGCATGTGCTTAACTACGACATCCCGCACGACACCGAGTCCTACGTACACCGGATCGGACGCACCGGCAGGGCCGGGCGTTCGGGTTCCGCGCTGTTGTTCGTCTCACCGCGGGAGCGCCACCTGCTCAAGGCGATCGAGAAGGCCACCCGGCAAACGCTCACCGAGGAGCAGCTGCCCACGGTCGAAGATGTCAACGCGCAACGAGTGGCGAAGTTCGCCGATTCCATCACCGACGCGCTCGGCGCCCCGGGCATCGAACTGTTCCGCCGCCTCGTCGAGGACTACGAACGCGAAAACAATGTGCCATTGGCCGATATCGCGGCGGCGCTGGCGTTGCAGTCACGCAACGGCGAGGAATTCTTACTGGTACCGGACGCGTCACCGCAGCGACCGGAAAAGCGAAGTCGCGAGGACCGCCCCGAAAAGCCCAGGCGCAAGCCGGCGTTCACCACCTACCGGGTCTCCGTCGGCAAGCGGCACAAGATCGGGCCGGGTGCAATCGTGGGCGCCATCGCCAATGAGGGCGGTTTGCACCGCAGCGATTTTGGCCACATCAGCATCGGGCCGGACTCCTCACTGGTGGAACTGCCGGCCAGACTGCCCAAAGCGACGCTGAAAAAGCTTGAAAAGACCCGGATTTCGGGTGTCCTGATCCACTTGCGGCCGGACCGGGCAGCCAAACCACGCCGGAAGCGCGCGGGATGA
- a CDS encoding ISNCY family transposase has translation MFRTVGDQVSLWEAVLPAELLKLPDELARVDGLLDDPVFFAPFEPFFDTRIGRPSTPMETYLRLMFLKFRYRLGYESLCREVADSITWRRFCRIGLDGSVPHPTTLMKLTTRCGSAAVDGLNEVLLAKAAEAKLLRTNRIRVDTTVVPANVAYPTDSSLLAKATRRIAGIGKRIQAAGGAVRTQLRDRSRAAGKRAHAIASKLRSRAALGRDEAKAAVLTSTGELAVLAKTAAREAERLLVNAKRAVRRAQVKAADLRARGEHDAAAGRRRGRLVRAVNDLAKLLEATRQIVAQTQQRVAGHIPDGASRRVSLHDGDARPIAKGRLGRPVEFGHKAQIVDNDDGIVLDHRVEQGNPPDAPQLAPAVKRVTKRARRTPGTVTADRGYGEERVENDLHDLGVRTVVIPRKGKPGKARQAEEHRPAFRRTIKWRTGSEGRISTLKRNYGWSRSSIDGTEGTRIWTGHGVLAHNLVKISGLAA, from the coding sequence GTGTTTCGTACTGTAGGCGATCAGGTGTCGCTTTGGGAGGCAGTGCTTCCCGCGGAGTTGTTGAAGTTGCCCGATGAGTTGGCGCGGGTCGATGGGCTGCTCGATGATCCGGTGTTCTTCGCCCCGTTCGAGCCGTTCTTCGATACACGGATCGGGCGTCCGTCCACGCCGATGGAGACCTATCTGCGGTTGATGTTCTTGAAGTTCCGTTACCGGCTGGGCTATGAGTCGCTGTGCCGAGAAGTCGCGGATTCGATCACTTGGCGCCGGTTCTGCCGGATCGGACTGGATGGGTCGGTGCCGCATCCGACCACGTTGATGAAGCTGACCACCCGGTGTGGCAGTGCGGCGGTCGACGGGCTCAATGAGGTGCTGTTGGCCAAGGCGGCTGAGGCGAAGTTGTTGCGTACTAATCGGATTCGGGTGGATACCACGGTGGTGCCGGCTAATGTGGCCTATCCGACCGATTCGAGTCTGCTGGCCAAGGCGACGCGCCGGATCGCCGGGATCGGCAAGCGGATCCAGGCCGCTGGGGGCGCGGTGCGCACCCAGCTGCGGGACCGCTCCCGCGCGGCGGGCAAGCGCGCGCACGCGATCGCGTCGAAACTGCGCTCTCGCGCCGCGCTGGGCCGCGACGAGGCCAAGGCCGCGGTGCTGACCAGCACCGGGGAGCTGGCTGTGCTGGCCAAAACCGCGGCGCGCGAGGCCGAGCGGCTACTGGTCAACGCCAAGCGGGCGGTGCGCCGGGCCCAGGTCAAAGCTGCCGACCTGCGCGCCCGCGGCGAGCATGATGCAGCAGCCGGCCGGCGACGTGGCCGGCTGGTGCGTGCGGTCAACGACCTGGCCAAACTGCTGGAAGCGACGCGGCAGATCGTGGCGCAGACCCAGCAGCGCGTCGCCGGGCACATCCCGGACGGGGCGAGTCGGCGGGTCAGCCTTCACGACGGCGATGCCCGCCCGATCGCCAAGGGCAGGCTGGGCCGGCCGGTCGAGTTCGGGCACAAGGCCCAGATCGTCGACAACGACGACGGCATCGTCCTGGACCACCGTGTGGAGCAAGGCAATCCACCCGACGCGCCGCAACTAGCGCCCGCGGTCAAACGGGTCACCAAACGCGCCCGGCGTACCCCGGGCACCGTCACCGCCGACCGCGGCTACGGCGAGGAACGCGTCGAAAACGACCTGCACGACCTCGGTGTACGTACGGTCGTGATACCGCGAAAAGGCAAACCCGGCAAGGCTCGGCAAGCCGAGGAACACCGGCCAGCCTTCCGACGAACAATCAAGTGGCGCACCGGCAGCGAAGGCCGCATCAGCACTCTCAAACGAAACTACGGTTGGAGCCGCTCCTCCATCGATGGCACCGAAGGAACCCGAATCTGGACCGGACACGGCGTCCTCGCCCACAACCTAGTCAAGATCAGCGGCCTCGCAGCATGA
- a CDS encoding LppP/LprE family lipoprotein, producing the protein MRDVWSLPCRVKPLTVATVTLAATVLTGCGSGDSTVAKTPTATPVTSTAVPNAPEGTPGPPSATAAPPSNSAAPVDPCAVNLASPTIAKVVSELPRDPRSEQPWNPEPLAGNYNECAQLSAVIVKANTNAINPTTRAVLFHLGRYIPQSVPDTYGFNGIDTSQCTGDTVALTYPSGIHGLNSDVKFHWNGTGVEVIGNTTRG; encoded by the coding sequence GTGCGCGATGTGTGGTCCCTGCCCTGCCGTGTCAAGCCGCTGACAGTGGCCACTGTCACCCTGGCCGCGACCGTGTTGACGGGCTGCGGTTCGGGAGACTCCACCGTCGCGAAGACACCAACGGCCACGCCGGTCACGTCCACGGCCGTCCCCAACGCGCCCGAGGGCACGCCGGGCCCGCCGTCGGCGACCGCTGCCCCGCCCAGCAACAGCGCCGCACCCGTCGACCCGTGCGCGGTCAACCTCGCCTCGCCCACCATCGCGAAAGTCGTCTCCGAGTTGCCTCGGGACCCGCGCAGCGAGCAGCCGTGGAATCCCGAACCACTGGCCGGCAACTACAACGAGTGTGCTCAGCTGTCGGCGGTGATCGTCAAGGCGAACACCAACGCCATCAACCCCACCACCCGGGCCGTGTTGTTCCATCTGGGCCGTTACATTCCGCAAAGTGTGCCCGACACGTACGGGTTCAACGGCATTGACACCTCACAGTGCACTGGCGATACGGTGGCGCTGACCTACCCCAGCGGCATCCATGGCTTGAACAGTGATGTGAAGTTCCACTGGAACGGCACCGGGGTCGAGGTGATCGGCAACACTACCCGCGGCTGA
- a CDS encoding TM0106 family RecB-like putative nuclease: MFVTGDSIVYSASDLAAAARCEYALLRDFDAKLGRGAAVSGDDELLARTAALGTEHERRRLDRLRARFGDAVAVIGRPAYTLEGLTAAAEATQRAIARCAPVVYQAAMFDGRFVGFADFLIRDGEQYRVADTKLARSPKVTALLQLAAYADTLARSGVPVAPEAELELGDGTVVRYRLGDLIPVYRSQRALLQRLLDGHHASGAAVRWDDEGVRACFRCPLCSEQLRAADDLLLVAGMRVTQRARLLDAGITTICELAGRAGPVAGLTSGTLDRLIAQARLQVRQRDTGIPQFEIADPQPLALLPEPNPGDLFFDFEGDPLWTADGKHWGLEYLFGVLEAAGTFRPLWAHNRVAERKALTDFLAMVAKRRRRHPDMHIYHYAPYEKTALLRLAGRYGVGEDEVDDLLRNGVLVDLYPLVRKSIRVGAESFSLKALEPLYMGTQLRSGDVTTAADSITSYARYCELLADGRADEAATVLKEIEDYNHYDCRSTRALRDWLVMRSWESGVTPVGMQPVADGETVDDHDALAAALSAFTGDAAAAERTPEQTAVALVAASRGYHRREDKPFWWAHFDRLNYPVDEWSDSTDVFIASAASVAVDWHKPPRAHKPQRRVRLTGELARGDLNANVFALYEPPAPVGMTDVPDRRGAGRAVVVEVDDPALPTEVVIVERIGNDGNVFHQLPVALTPGPPVPTTTLRQSIESTATAMAAGLPQLPHTALVDLLLRRPPRTRGATGLPRGDDTVADLAAAVLRLDSSYLAVHGPPGTGKTHTAARVIRRLVTDHGWRIGVVAQSHAVVENLLDCVIDAGLDPELVAKKPHDHGAARWQEIDGSEYAAFIADHPGCVIGGTAWDFANSNRVPAGSLDLLVIDEAGQFCLANTIAVAPAANNLLLLGDPQQLPQVSQGTHPEPVDASALDWLVDGQRTLPDERGYFLDRSYRMHPAVCAAVSALSYEGRLHSHAECTAGRHLDGFDPGVRVLLVGHQGNSIESPEEADAILAEVQALLGREWTDEHGTRPLKAADVLVLAPYNAQVTLVRQRLRSAGLGEVRVGTVDKFQGGQAPVVFISMTASSVDEVPRGISFLLNRNRLNVAISRAQYAAVIVRSPTLTEYLPATPAGLVNLGAFLALTSSWVPPP, from the coding sequence GTGTTCGTCACCGGCGACAGCATCGTCTACAGCGCTTCGGATCTCGCGGCCGCCGCCCGCTGCGAATACGCGTTGCTCCGGGACTTCGACGCGAAACTAGGCCGAGGTGCCGCGGTTTCGGGTGATGACGAACTGTTGGCCCGCACCGCCGCTCTGGGTACCGAGCACGAGCGACGCCGGCTCGACCGGCTGCGCGCCCGGTTCGGCGATGCGGTCGCCGTCATTGGCCGCCCGGCATACACACTCGAGGGGCTGACGGCTGCGGCCGAGGCGACGCAGCGCGCCATCGCCCGGTGCGCGCCGGTGGTGTATCAGGCCGCGATGTTCGACGGCCGGTTCGTCGGCTTCGCCGACTTTCTGATCCGAGATGGTGAACAGTATCGGGTCGCTGACACCAAGCTGGCGCGCTCGCCGAAAGTGACCGCGCTGTTGCAGCTTGCGGCCTACGCGGACACGTTGGCGCGCTCGGGCGTGCCGGTGGCACCGGAGGCGGAGCTGGAACTCGGTGACGGCACGGTGGTGCGCTACCGCCTCGGTGACCTCATACCTGTCTATCGGTCCCAGCGCGCGCTATTGCAGCGCCTTCTCGACGGCCACCACGCCTCCGGTGCCGCGGTGCGCTGGGACGACGAAGGGGTGCGGGCGTGTTTCCGTTGTCCGCTGTGCAGCGAACAATTGCGCGCCGCCGACGATCTGCTCCTGGTCGCCGGGATGCGGGTGACCCAGCGGGCCAGGCTACTTGACGCCGGCATCACCACGATCTGCGAGCTCGCCGGCCGTGCCGGGCCTGTTGCCGGCTTGACGAGCGGTACGCTGGACAGGCTTATCGCGCAAGCCAGACTGCAAGTGCGCCAACGTGATACGGGAATTCCGCAGTTCGAGATCGCTGACCCACAGCCGCTGGCGCTATTGCCCGAGCCCAACCCCGGCGACCTGTTCTTCGACTTCGAAGGCGATCCGCTGTGGACTGCCGACGGCAAGCATTGGGGCCTGGAGTATCTATTCGGCGTGCTGGAAGCTGCGGGGACCTTCCGCCCATTGTGGGCGCACAACCGGGTAGCCGAGCGTAAGGCGCTGACCGACTTCCTGGCCATGGTGGCCAAGCGGCGCAGGCGCCACCCCGACATGCACATCTACCATTACGCACCCTACGAAAAGACCGCGCTGTTGCGGCTGGCCGGACGGTACGGAGTCGGCGAGGACGAGGTCGACGACTTGCTGCGCAACGGGGTGTTGGTTGACTTGTACCCGTTGGTGCGCAAGAGCATTCGCGTCGGTGCGGAGTCGTTCAGCCTGAAGGCGCTGGAGCCGCTGTACATGGGCACGCAGCTGCGCTCCGGTGACGTCACCACCGCCGCCGACTCGATCACGTCCTACGCCCGCTACTGCGAGCTGCTCGCCGACGGCCGCGCCGATGAGGCCGCCACCGTGCTCAAGGAGATCGAGGACTACAACCATTACGATTGCCGGTCCACGCGCGCGCTGCGCGACTGGCTGGTGATGCGGTCCTGGGAGTCCGGCGTCACACCCGTCGGCATGCAGCCGGTTGCCGACGGCGAGACCGTCGACGACCATGACGCGCTGGCAGCAGCGCTGTCGGCGTTCACCGGTGATGCGGCCGCGGCAGAGCGAACCCCGGAACAGACCGCGGTCGCTCTGGTGGCTGCGTCCCGCGGCTACCATCGGCGCGAGGACAAGCCGTTCTGGTGGGCGCATTTCGACCGGCTGAATTATCCGGTCGACGAATGGTCAGACAGCACAGACGTTTTCATTGCCAGTGCAGCGTCAGTGGCGGTCGATTGGCATAAGCCGCCGCGGGCGCACAAGCCGCAGCGCCGGGTGCGCCTTACCGGTGAACTGGCCCGTGGCGACCTCAACGCGAATGTTTTCGCGCTGTATGAGCCTCCGGCTCCTGTGGGTATGACCGACGTTCCCGATCGCCGGGGGGCCGGCCGGGCGGTGGTTGTCGAGGTCGACGACCCGGCGCTGCCCACCGAAGTCGTCATTGTCGAGCGAATCGGCAATGACGGCAACGTGTTTCACCAATTGCCGGTTGCGCTCACGCCGGGGCCCCCGGTGCCGACGACCACGCTGCGACAATCGATCGAATCGACGGCGACCGCCATGGCCGCGGGGCTGCCGCAGCTACCACACACCGCGCTGGTGGACCTGCTGCTGCGCCGCCCGCCCCGCACCCGCGGCGCCACCGGGCTGCCGCGTGGCGACGACACCGTCGCCGACCTCGCGGCGGCGGTGCTGAGGCTGGACTCGTCGTACCTGGCGGTGCACGGACCCCCGGGCACCGGCAAGACGCATACCGCCGCCCGGGTGATCAGACGATTGGTCACCGATCACGGCTGGCGCATAGGCGTTGTCGCACAATCGCACGCAGTCGTGGAGAACCTGCTGGACTGCGTGATCGACGCGGGCCTGGACCCGGAGCTGGTGGCCAAGAAACCCCACGATCACGGTGCTGCGCGGTGGCAGGAGATCGACGGGAGCGAGTACGCGGCATTCATCGCCGACCACCCGGGGTGCGTAATCGGCGGTACGGCCTGGGATTTCGCCAACAGCAATCGAGTGCCCGCGGGTAGCCTGGATCTGCTGGTGATCGACGAAGCCGGCCAGTTCTGTTTGGCCAACACCATTGCGGTGGCACCGGCGGCCAACAACCTGTTGCTGCTCGGGGATCCGCAGCAACTGCCGCAGGTCAGTCAGGGAACGCATCCAGAACCCGTCGATGCCTCCGCGCTGGATTGGCTGGTCGACGGTCAGCGCACCCTGCCCGATGAACGCGGCTACTTCCTGGACCGCTCCTACCGGATGCATCCGGCGGTGTGCGCCGCGGTCTCGGCGCTGTCGTACGAAGGCAGGCTGCACTCGCACGCCGAGTGCACCGCTGGCCGTCACCTCGATGGGTTTGATCCCGGTGTGCGTGTGCTTCTCGTTGGCCACCAAGGCAATTCGATCGAAAGCCCGGAGGAAGCCGATGCAATCCTCGCCGAGGTCCAGGCGCTGCTCGGGCGGGAGTGGACCGATGAGCACGGCACGCGGCCGTTGAAAGCAGCCGACGTGCTGGTGCTGGCGCCGTACAACGCCCAGGTGACGCTGGTGCGGCAGCGGTTGCGGTCGGCCGGACTGGGCGAGGTGCGGGTCGGCACGGTCGACAAGTTTCAGGGCGGGCAGGCGCCGGTTGTCTTCATTTCGATGACCGCCTCGTCTGTTGACGAGGTGCCGCGCGGAATATCGTTCCTGCTCAACAGGAATCGGCTCAATGTTGCGATCAGCCGGGCACAATATGCGGCGGTGATCGTGCGCTCGCCGACGTTGACCGAGTATCTGCCCGCTACGCCGGCAGGTCTGGTGAACCTGGGTGCGTTCCTGGCGCTGACGTCTAGCTGGGTGCCGCCGCCGTAA